Within the Nitrospirota bacterium genome, the region AATGCCGGCCCTGACACGGTGAAAAAATTTGGTTATGTCCCGCCCATACAGGAAACAAGGCAGTATGTAAACAAAGTCCTTTCTTTGTATAACGGGAAAAACTCTGTCCCTTCTTCACCAACTGTAGCCGGCAAGCCCCAAATTGTTTATAAGGTAATTTATGAAGACGGAACAGTGCTTTATACAAACACGCCTTTTGCTTACCCCAACTTCTCAAGGTTCTGAACATTCAAAAAATCTTTTGACTGGTGTAAAATAATTAGATGTCTGACCTGAATATCCTCAGGGAAAAAATCCTGAAACTCAAGGAACAAAGAAACGCAATAATTCTTGCCCATAATTATCAGCGCGAGGAAGTGCAGGACCTTGCTGATTTCACAGGCGATTCGCTTGAGCTTTCCCGCACCGCGGCAGGGGTGAAATGTGATGTCATAGTTTTCTGCGGGGTGAATTTCATGGCGGAAAGCGCATCAATACTTTCGCCTGATAAACAAGTCCTCCTGCCTGAGACAGGCGCCTGCTGTCCGATGGCTGACATGATAACAGTCAGCGGCCCGAGGAATCTGATGACTTTTTTCCCGGGTTATAAATTCACTGGAGAATATATGTTTCCGGTTGATTTTACCCTAAGGGATATTAAGAAACGTTATCCGGGCGTCCCTGTGGTTGCTTATGTCAACACCACTGCAGATATAAAGGCAGAGAGCGATATATGCTGCACCTCGGCAAACGGCATCAAAGTTGTGGAGTCCCTTGATTCTGACAAGGTGATTTGCATTCCTGACAGAAACCTTGCGGGATGGATTGCCAAAAACACAAAGAAAGAGGTCATTACATGGGACGGCTTCTGTCATGTGCATGACAGGGTAACTCCTGAGGATGTTAACAAGGCAAGGCAGGAGCATCCGGATGCGCTTGTAGTCGCGCATCCTGAATGCAGAATAGAGATTCTTGAAGCGGCTGACCACGTGACAAGCACCTCAGGCATGCTCAGATTTGCAACTTCTTCTCCGGCAAAAGAATTCATCATAGGGACCGAGACCGGGCTTTTGTACAGGCTGAAAAAAGAAAATCCCGGAAAGATGTTTTATCCTTTGAGAAAAGATATGATATGCCCCAATATGAAAAAGACAACGCTCCAGAGCGTTTTAAGAGTCCTTGAAACAATGACGAACGAAGTAAAAGTCCCGGAAGACATCCGCATCCCGGCGAAAAGGTCGCTCGACAGGATGCTTGAGATTAAGTAACTTTGGCATGCCCTGATTGACCGGAGTTTCTTTTCTTTGTTACTATTAAGCTTATGAAAAAAATAACCGCGCTTTTTTTATTGTCAGTATTAATCACTTTGTCCGGCATGGCGCAGGCAGCACCCGTTGCTCCTGACCCCAAAACCTCGGCTTCAAATTCATCAATCCGCGAGGAAATACTTTCAAATGGGCTTAAGGTCATAATTGTTCAGGACAGGAGCGCCCCGCTTGCCGTATTCCAGATATGGTACCATGCGGGCTCAATCAATGAGCAGTTCGGCAAGACAGGACTGAGCCACCTGCTTGAGCACATGATGTTCAAAGGCACGCCTAAATACGGCCCGAAGAATTTTTCAAAGATTATTCAGAGGGCAGGGGGCGTGGATAATGCAGGCACCACTTATGACTATGTGTTTTATTATCAGAAGATAGCGCCTGAGATGCTTAATATTTCAATA harbors:
- the nadA gene encoding quinolinate synthase, coding for MSDLNILREKILKLKEQRNAIILAHNYQREEVQDLADFTGDSLELSRTAAGVKCDVIVFCGVNFMAESASILSPDKQVLLPETGACCPMADMITVSGPRNLMTFFPGYKFTGEYMFPVDFTLRDIKKRYPGVPVVAYVNTTADIKAESDICCTSANGIKVVESLDSDKVICIPDRNLAGWIAKNTKKEVITWDGFCHVHDRVTPEDVNKARQEHPDALVVAHPECRIEILEAADHVTSTSGMLRFATSSPAKEFIIGTETGLLYRLKKENPGKMFYPLRKDMICPNMKKTTLQSVLRVLETMTNEVKVPEDIRIPAKRSLDRMLEIK